The genomic region ATGGGACTGACAGGAGTACCCACCTCAAAGAGGTTTCGTGGGGATTAAATGTGGAGATGCACTACGAAGTGCTCAACATACTGACCGAGAATGATAAGGGTTCAATAAACATCAGCTGCTATGGTTGTTACTATTCATGTTGCTGTGAGGATCCAATGGGAGGGAACGCAGCATGAAGCCCCGAGTACCCGTGTAATGGAAAGTCaccagccccccccaccccggcctggACTGGGGAGATGGGTGACACGTGGGGAAGCCGTCCACCCTGGCGAAGGGCTCCTGCAATCCTCGGCGAAGTTCCCCGGGGTGCCCTGggcactccccccaccccaccttcccgACGGCTGTGTGGAGGCCGggggaggaaaagggaagaaggcTGGGGCGGGACAGGCACGTACCTGCTTTCGCTGCACTCCTTCCGCTCACTCACCCGCAGCCACTTGCGGAGGAGGAAGCGTTTGCGGCGCGGGGAAGCGCTGGGCGTGGAGCAGTTGGACCACGGGGTGTCCTCGTCGCTGGAGGGCGTGATCTCGATGGACGGCAGCTGCAGAAACTCCTTGGCCGGGGCCAAGACGCCGGGCAGGTCCCGGCTCAGCCCGGCCTCCAGGCTCGACTCCTGCACATTCTTGGTGCGGCGCATCTTGAAGCGCCGGCGGCGGAGCGTGGGGGTCGACGAGCTGGACCAGACCCGGCTGCCCTCGGGCGCGCCCCGCGGCTCGGGCACCTGCAGGGCGGGCGGCTGCAGGCTCTCCATCATGTTGGCCGCCGGCATGGGGCCCGCCGCCTCCGCCTGGCGCCTCGCCGCCCGCCGGCCGCGCTCCCCGCCCCTCGCCCGCGGCGCCCGGCCTCTCACGTTAGGAAACGCTCGCCGCTCGAGCCGCGAGCGGAGCAAGTTCGTCTCCCGGAGCGCCGCGCGGAAGCGGGGAGCGCGGGGGAGCGCGGGAGAGCGCGGGGGCTCGCGGCGCGACCGCCCCGGAGTCTAACTCGGCCGCCCGGCCGCCCTCCGGGGCTCCCCTCGCGCGCCCGCTGCTTCTCCTTCGGCGGCGCTCCCTCGCCGGCTGGCGGCGGCCGTGCCCGAGCGGGACTCGGCGGCCCGGGCCCCAGGGGGGGGGCGGCTCGGCAAACTCTCAGCGGTTTGCGTTCGGCGGACTAGGCTTGGGGAGCCGTCTTGGCGCTGCAGGGAGGCAGAGAgcgggaggaagaggcagagggagagagagaaaggaagcagaCGCTGGATGAAAACAAAAGAGGAGGAGCAGGGGCCGAGGAGCGGGGGGTCACTGCTGTCCAGAAAGGGCGTGCACAGGCGGCGACAGCTAGCGTAACTGTACCCGGGATCCCTGGGGAGGGACTCTACCTCCGAGCCAAGGCTGCTCCAATCAGCCGAATGAAATAGGATCACAGCCCAAACTTTCTCAAAGCGACGGCTGGCCAGGCAGCTCTCATTAATCTAACTGCCTGCTCTTTCTTTGAGGGGGAGCAGGGGAAGGGAGGAACCAAGGAATTCAGTCCTGACTCGCCAAGGCCACCCAGGATACAGGGTTGAGGGAAAACTAGGGACTCGTGGGCTGGATCTCCTCTCCTGAGAAAGGTGCTTTCTCTGAATAACTTGGGGTGCAGGGGGGTGGGCACAGGAagcctgggagggagagggagacagcaAGGTTCTGGAGACTGCTTCCAAAATGACAGGCTGAGAAGAGAGGACAGCTCTGTGGAATAAGCCGAGGACAGCAGACATGACATATGGAGGAAGGACAGACAGTAGGACCTGAGAGACACAGGACCAGTCAGGAAACGGGAGTGATCTCCGTGCATCTGGAGTGACCCCGTCAATACCAGAGCTCCATCCCAAGCACAGAATGAAATGAGAGGAAGGTGAGCACCCAGAAGGCGAAGCATCCAGCAAAGTGAGTCTCAGGGAGCTAAGGGTACTCCCTTTACGTTCCTGGGGGCTGGATCCAGTCTGCTTCAACCTGCAAGGGGCATGGACTGGGTCACAGAAAGTCTGTATGTCCCCAGGTCATGGAACCTAGAAAGTGTGGATCAGTCCTGTAATGTCCCAAGCTATGCTGAACCCCTCACTCTCTAGACCCAGGTACCACCCCAAGAGATCGGCCCTAGAAATGATCCACCTTACCGAGGAGCCCTCTGTCAGGACTGAGTCTAAAGCAGCCCAGCTCCTAGATCATAGACTGTTACCGCCCATCTTTCCTCCCAGCCCAGCGCATGTGCCTCTCCAGTAAGTCCTGCACGTGAGAACCAAAGTAGAGATGATGCCTTTCAAAGAGACCAGTAGGAGTACAAATAATGCACCATTAAGTCCACAATGCAATTCACCCAGTCCTCTCTGCCCCTCTCCGTGAGTCCAGTAGGGAAACAATGCCCAGCTTCTGTGCCAGCATGAAGGTCATGAGAACATTTCACAAGTGTCCCAAAGCTGAGGAAAAAATCACATTCCTAAAGACCACCAGAACTCACTGTAAGAAAATACGTTCCTGCAGTTCAAGTGTGACAGCTGGCCATGGGTCCACCATGCCCTGCAATGACACATGGGGAGAGCTCAAGGCATCGTGACCCTGCGCAACCTCCACGAGGCCAGGAATCTGAGGGAGTATGTTTTgctcagggagagagagagactgaagcCGAAAAGCCAGAGCCAGACCCACCTGTAAATGACTCCCTGGAACAGCGGGCCTGTCTTATTTCTGAGTCTTCTCCACATCCGGCCACTAGCTCTCTCAAGGGTGGCTTGGAATCACTCTATTTTAACTCCTGGATGTGTCCCGGAAAGGATAAACTCCTTCCCATCAGGTGTCAGGCCTGGCAAGCGGCAGGATACTGCCTCCGGCTCCGGGAATGCCTAGGAAGCCAAGCTGTCCCTCCAAACTTCAGGGTCCGGAGCTAAGCCACAGAGCTGCTCACTGCCTTGGATTTCCTCCAAAGACGAGCGGGTTGCCGGGGATCTGGTAACTTTTCAGTTCAAGGAACCTGCTTGTTAAGGGGGGCTGTTGAACTAAGAGAGCGGCGTCTCAGGTGTCTAAGGGGCAAAAGGAAGGTGGGTGGGCTCACTAGCGTTCACTGggaagccaaaaaacaaaacaagacagaacAAAACAGGAGGGTGCACAGACAGGGGCCAGAAGGTTCCATGGGTATTTTGGGGAGAGGGAGATTCAGCAAGGGGAGAGGCCCCCTTAAGGGGACCGTGCGCCCTTTGAATTTAAATGTACGCCCcttgaaaggaagaaaagcaaggaGCTTCCTCCTCCCACACACTTCAGCCCCTTTTCCGCCCACAAGAGATGCTGGACCTAAAATCTAAAACCCTGTGAGGTTTAATTTAAGCCTTGTGCCCAGCAGTAGTTGAGAGTGATCATTTACACGTCTCCTGGCCTGAGGGAAAACCTCCTCCACGCTAAGTCTGCAACGGTTTCACTTAGGAAGCAGATACCCAGAGTACCCGAACCCCCAGCCACTGTCCTAGCTCACCTCCACCTGCAGTCTCGGCTTAGAGAAAAGAAGGTACTTGTCACCCAATAAAACCCTACTCAAAACACAtccaccagaaactaacacaacattgcaaataactctttcaataaaaaaaaaatttttttttaaaacacatcccCATCCCACCACCCTCAGCTGTTTCCTTTCCACTGTGGCACTGTCAAGGAAGATGATAAATGGGACACTAGTTTGAAAATGAAATGCCCTCCAGCTGCAAGTCATCACTGCTGTGAAAACTACACACATTGAAGGAAGGACCAAGTTTGTCCTTCCTTTGATTCTGTCCAGTGtcctgtgtgttttgtttgtaaAGCAACCTTTACACTGTCACAAAGGCTttcatatgtaatattttatcttCCCAGTGACCCTAGCAGTGAGAAGGACAGAtgttattaccctcattttataatttgttgaagtgaggcacagaaagataTCCAAGGTCAGAGataaaaacacaataactgaTCCATGACAAAGCCAGAACTTGAACCTGGGTCATCTGAAGCCACTTAGAGGCCACCCAAATCTCACCAAATGCATCAGCTCTGGAAAGCAGGTCCCTTGGAGCACCAGCATTTTACCAGCCCTGATTTTAGTTGGGTATGTCACGAAACG from Eubalaena glacialis isolate mEubGla1 chromosome 10, mEubGla1.1.hap2.+ XY, whole genome shotgun sequence harbors:
- the GRAMD1B gene encoding protein Aster-B isoform X4, which produces MPAANMMESLQPPALQVPEPRGAPEGSRVWSSSSTPTLRRRRFKMRRTKNVQESSLEAGLSRDLPGVLAPAKEFLQLPSIEITPSSDEDTPWSNCSTPSASPRRKRFLLRKWLRVSERKECSESRVRALGREDPTCRGATTPVRHNY
- the GRAMD1B gene encoding protein Aster-B isoform X5 — its product is MPAANMMESLQPPALQVPEPRGAPEGSRVWSSSSTPTLRRRRFKMRRTKNVQESSLEAGLSRDLPGVLAPAKEFLQLPSIEITPSSDEDTPWSNCSTPSASPRRKRFLLRKWLRVSERKECSESRPWK
- the GRAMD1B gene encoding protein Aster-B isoform X3; its protein translation is MPAANMMESLQPPALQVPEPRGAPEGSRVWSSSSTPTLRRRRFKMRRTKNVQESSLEAGLSRDLPGVLAPAKEFLQLPSIEITPSSDEDTPWSNCSTPSASPRRKRFLLRKWLRVSERKECSESSSQQSSHDDGSSRFLSPRVREESTASNSNRSTPACSPILRKRSRSPPPQSPDGDSMVEKGSDHSSDKAPSTPEQGVQRSCSSQSGRSAGKNSKIIHKPNLTFGTT